Genomic window (Deltaproteobacteria bacterium):
TGCCCAGACTCGCGCGGGCTTCGGCGTTTTCCGGTTCGATTTCCAGCGCTTTCTGGATCGATTGGATGCCCTCGCTCGCCTTGTCCATGTTGACGTAGGCATTGCCGAGCAGCACGTAGGCCGAGGCGTAGCGCGGCGACAGCTCGATCGCCTTTTCCAGATGCGGCACCGCGGAGCGGTTTTCGCGTTGCATCATGTAGTTGCGACCGATGTTGAACTGCACGCGGGGACTGTTGGGCAGGTACTTGGCCAGCGCCGTGTACCAGCGGTTCGCCTCGCCCCAGCGCCCGAGCTGCTGGAGCACGAGCCCGGCCTGCTCCATCGCCTTGACGTTGCTGCGATCGATCTTGAGCGAGCGCTGGTAATAGTCGATCGCCTTCTCTTCGTCGCCCATCATCCGGTAGATCTCGCCGGTGTTGAATTCCACCGCCGAGTTGTGCATGTGCCCGCGGCTCGCGAGCTTCATCATCTCCAGCGCCTTGTCGTACTGCCCCTGCTTGGCGTAGACGCCGGCGAGATCCGAGTAGATCCACGTCGGCTCCTCGCGGTCGCGCGGCGACAGGTACTCGATCGCCGTGCGCAGCATCCGTTCGGCCTCGTCGTACTTGCCCGACATGCTGTAGATGTTGCCCAGCATCATGTAGAGCAGCGGCGCGCTCGTCGCCTTGGCGAGGCAGTCCTGGAAAAACACCTCGTTGTCGTACCACTTCTTGTTGCGCTCCACGCACAGGAACCCGTAGCCCGCGGTCATCGCGGCCACGAGCGCGACCGCGACCGCGCGCTGCGCCCGGGTGCCCCACGCGCGATCCGACGCCAGCGCGAACGCGCGGCCCATCAGCCGCGCGGCGACAACGCCCACGAGAATCAGGAACGGCGCGGAGGGTACGTATGCGAAGCGCTCCGCGGTCATGAAGCCCATGTCCTTCGGGCCGGAGATGCGGATGAAATTCGAAAGCGGGCCGAACGAGGAGAGCAGGAACAGGATCGAGAAGCTCACGGCCCGGTCGGTGCGTAGCGTCGTCCACGCCGCCCACACCAGCGCGCCGATGACGCCGAGCGACACGAGCACCTTCGGCGAGAACACCGAGGTGACGAGTTCGTTCTGGATATACCCCGTCTGATAGACGGGCCAAGCCATCTTCGCGAGGTAGTAGCCGACCGTCCAGATGAACGAGATCACCGTGGTCACGACGCCCCACGGGTCCTTGGCCTGCGTGGAGAACTCGATCACGTAGTAGCGGTACAGGGAGTAACCGGCGACGACCAGAATATAGACG
Coding sequences:
- a CDS encoding tetratricopeptide repeat protein — protein: MKQKSSIAQVAPSGRADAQMSRRAIAVVLVVLALASAGAYANSLKGQFVWDDLNLIVLDHQIRSFSFIKDVFTRDFFGFQDNARKYGYYRPLITISYMVDYKLWKLDPAGYHATNVLTHIIATSFVFLIFLRIFGGKPLGPTIGALLFAVHPIHTESVTWISGRTDTICAQFFFIALWAFMVFADRFASARGIHPEGAPPSTGLKIHKTRWLVGSCVAFLLALLSKEMAIFLPLVLLLYVFVFHTGFSWRRILPFLPIIGVYILVVAGYSLYRYYVIEFSTQAKDPWGVVTTVISFIWTVGYYLAKMAWPVYQTGYIQNELVTSVFSPKVLVSLGVIGALVWAAWTTLRTDRAVSFSILFLLSSFGPLSNFIRISGPKDMGFMTAERFAYVPSAPFLILVGVVAARLMGRAFALASDRAWGTRAQRAVAVALVAAMTAGYGFLCVERNKKWYDNEVFFQDCLAKATSAPLLYMMLGNIYSMSGKYDEAERMLRTAIEYLSPRDREEPTWIYSDLAGVYAKQGQYDKALEMMKLASRGHMHNSAVEFNTGEIYRMMGDEEKAIDYYQRSLKIDRSNVKAMEQAGLVLQQLGRWGEANRWYTALAKYLPNSPRVQFNIGRNYMMQRENRSAVPHLEKAIELSPRYASAYVLLGNAYVNMDKASEGIQSIQKALEIEPENAEARASLGNALFAVGKKKEAHEELKAALKVDPDNVTGLLGMGILAADQGHDDIAERTFARVLKQEPANVKALLSLGILNYNRKNAEFATRWFERVLAAEPGNNTALTYLARLGVSKPAPSDAGGAPDESGEATKTPPLDAPPEP